TCATAGGTCGTCCACGTCGTAAATCAAAACAGCAGGAATCTTATTCTGATCTAGGAGATTTCACTGTCCAACGACCCATAACACGATCCCAAACTCATGCACGTAACATGTAATTTCTAGaattaagaaaaataaagactgtttaacCACATGTCTTCTAATCATTTCTCTATTGTCACCAACCAGTATTAACCAACTGTTTTAAAAAATGTAGTTAgttttaaatggtttatttgTGAAACTATCAATTAGGCAATTGTTCAGCTCACCTGGGTATATTATTTGTCTTATCGCATTGTTGAATATTTTGTGTCGGTGACGACAATGTTATTTATGATATAGCCCCTGTTGGCCATTGTTTATGATAATGATGTTTTGATTGGGAACTCTGGGTTTTCGGCGGCGTAAACTCTGTTCTGTGTTTAtgtgtttttaattttattattataccaTATTTGTTCATCTCATATTTGGTTTCCTCGAGGAAATGAATGTGATAGGACTGAAGGTGTCTGGTGGTTCAATATCTTTCAGTACCTACATAACAAAAATAGATTGGAACTTGTTCCTTTCTTTATATCTttaatgaatatgatgacaacTAGTGCATTTTTTTGGAGTCCCTTGACTAATTTCACGCTCAGAGAATACGGACACAAAATACAGCTGCTAAAGTCACCTGAGGAGCGACAGCGCAGAATAGCTGAAATCCCAATTGTACATGATGGTCCAAAAATAAGTCCAGAATATGAATCAGAAGAAGATGTCAAAAGTGCTGATAACACTAAACAAGGTAAttgctctatggtgctgcttTGTGGTGTTGAAAGAGTCTTTCCcattgttattttattaaattttgctAGGAAAACGTTTTCCCTGAAAGCTCAAACTCACAGAGATGGTCATAACATGCCATTTTACTTGTAAGTTGAAAATTGAAGAATGGATATCCAAACTTATTAATTTAAGGCTTGTACATGCACATTTATTTGGAAATTAGGCAATGAAGTCCCTTAAAATCAACTCAGTGAATATGCGATTTCGAGCACAGGATATCTTGAAGCTTTGACCCTAATTCGCTTGCCGTGCTTGAAACCATTGAACCCTTGAATTCAAGGGAGGTGGGCCAACAATAGTAATAGTTTAGCAAATTTTCTCGTTAGAAAAGGTTCAGTACTGCATGGCACTGATCATATCATGCAGATGAATTGATGCCAAAATCCTCTATATTTATTGGAAATGGAAGGAACCCTATTTCTCCTTATAAAAAAATGTTAAGAGTAAGGATAGCAGATTCATAGGTTGGTGAAAACTCTAATTCCTGGTAAATTTAATCCGAAATCTTTGTGGTACTTCTTCCCCAGGGAAAAGCGAGGGGTCTATACAGGCGCAGAGTAAAGTGATGGGGAGAGTAGATGCAAGTGGATCACATAGTTCAGATATACACGCAAGTCAAGCCAAAATTGCTACTCCTGTAACGATTGGTATGGATGTTCAAGCCATGCTTAGATCTGTTGGATTAGAAACTTCTACTGCCAGCCACTCCGTGGGAAACTCGCCATCTGCTAGTAATATTGAAACAGAGAAATTGTGGCATTATCGTGATCCTAATGGTAAAATTCAAGGACCATTTGCCATGTTGCAGCTGCGGAAGTGGAATACGACGGGTCTATTTCCACATAATATGAGGATATGGACAAATCATGAGCAATACGATTCGTTACTTCTTACTGATGCTTTGAACAGGCAGTTCCATGGAGCATCAGACCTTCCATGTAACCTTTCAACAGAGTCGCCGGATCTGGGGGTTACTGGGGGTGACCGAGGTGTAAATGGGACGGTTAGTTATATTAACCAAGCTGAGATGGCTTTGTGTGATGATTCAAATGTTTTGTCTGGAAACAGCGTCGGATCTGCAAGGGCAGATAACACTGGTACCTCCCATCTACAAGCCTGGGATTTTCTCAGGGACAATAGTTGTAGTGCAGATAATGTCCAAGTACGCAGTTCGTATCCCACACATGCAGCTCTTCCAGATAGAAGCCAATATCCACAAAATGGGGAAAACACTTCATGTGGGCAAAATCAAAACCGTATAACAAGTGGTCCAGAGATTCAAAATCAGTGTGACGATAGGTGCCAAGCAGGTCAGTCTTCTGAAGAAAACATGAGAACTCTACCTGTTGATTTGAGCTCAATGGAATTCGAATCCACTTCTGCACCTCTATCCAAGTCAATGGAGTCAATCAAACAGGATCGGAATACAAATGAACCAAATCTGGCTTGTGTCGCACCGAAGACCGTCGAAAAGCTTGTGCTAGTTGAGACTGCTGAAGAGCAACAATCTGTATCTTCAGATGTCCCCATGCAAAACCCCGGTATTCTTGAGCTATTAAGTCCTACGCCAAGGGCTAACAATGAAGATCAAGGGGATCAGGTCACCGAAACTAAGCAAtatgattttataaattttattgtgCCCACTGCAGGCCCTAGCTGGAGCAGTTCTACAGGTCCAGTGGTTGGTAATTTGCAGATTCCTGAAGTAGCTGTTGAATGGTGTGGTTATTCCCCTGCGCCTTCAAAACCATCTGGCCAAGAATGGCACTCTGGTCTCCTCTCTCCATCTTCATTGAAACCGCTTGAGGTCACAAGTGATAATGTTACTACCACCACTTCAAATAATGGCCAAATTACTCACGCTTCTCCGCCAAATATACCTAATTGGCTTGCAATGTTTAACGAGCCAATTGAGTTTGATGCTTTGGGTGAGGAATCGGTATCAGATTTGTTGGCTGAAGTTGATGCTATGGAATCCCAAGGTGGTTTCCCTTCTCCTACTTCAGCAATGAAGTTTGCGAAGGAGTTGATTCAAGATTGTAAAGATGATTGCTTTAGCTCAATCGAGTTCAGTCATATACATGATCCCGGAAAAAATGATGCCTGGAGCTCCACGGGAGATGTACAATTGGCTTGCCAACCTTCCGTCCCGTGCAAACCAGCTGTAGAATCATCTTTTATCGATGGTCTAGATTCTTTTAGGAGGTCAAGTGTACATTCATCAGCAAGCAGTGAGGGAGAAACTAATGCCCCAATTTACCCCGGTGAAGCTGGATCAGCATTCCATCCTCCTGCATCAGTCAACACCAGTCAAGAAATGGTTGGTGCAACTATGGTTCTTGGTACAGGATCAGAGTCTAATGACCCTGGTTGGGGAACGGTGCAGGGTAACATCAATCTAGTTACAGTACAGGGTAATGTAAATCTTGTCTTTGGAGGACCAACTCAGGGAATGACAAACCTCGGTTGGGGGGCCAACCCAGGGGCAGCTTGGGGAAATCCAGGTGTAAATCCGAGTCCAGTAAATGGGAACCTAACATGGGATGGCCAACGCAAGTACAGTAGCCCCCGCGAGTGGGGATATCAAGGTGGTGAACCAGGTGGATTTGGTAGAGGCAGGCCTCCATGGGGCAGGCAACAGTACGGTGGTAAT
The window above is part of the Primulina eburnea isolate SZY01 unplaced genomic scaffold, ASM2296580v1 ctg904_ERROPOS141710, whole genome shotgun sequence genome. Proteins encoded here:
- the LOC140822563 gene encoding zinc finger CCCH domain-containing protein 44-like, which produces MENIETLLAAVAQTQGFSDCEDDVSVGRKVGVEDSVSLPEIRRDSSASQLTDVPPAVGGCSEPSAAVNQVPTLEFQVVPTNEVVIGAADKRKKRGRPPKGQLAERPPPTKRNKQEDEEEDVCFICFDGGSLVLCDRKGCPKAYHPACIKRDEAFFRSKAKWNCGWHICSTCQKPSHYMCYTCTYSLCKGCARDTDYLSLRGNKGFCTMCLKTIMLIENKDQANEDAVLVDFDDKTSWEYLFKVYWTCLKDKLSITLGELTQAKSPWKGALAVGSKPRLVNMNHPTHDGNAISYMSSVHSELRKPHEERGLLQDNQLSMVSSSIKNQVKKLISDEGQSVVGTGKLSVSKDTDKPGFDKNTDKPRTGEVSVSENATNQVVMEKNKNNQGTGKDTDNPAIGKEADKRRQKGIDKPEIVKNTEWASRDLLEFVGHVKNGDISPLLQFDVQRLLLDYVKRNNLQDPCQKSHVICDHRLTNLFGKHRVGHIEMMQLLEFHFLTKDCPCSFIPSGFVGSTASDVTTNSTKRITRKKSQDGVPQNKLNEYAAIDFHNINLICLRRNLLENLIEDKDNFHDKVVGSIVRIRISAHDKKQDIYRLVQVVGTSKVAEPYKIGDKTTVIMLEVLNLDKKEVVSLDAISNSAVTEDECKRLRQVIRCGLLKQFTVGEVQKKAMELQPVRLNDLLEAEILRLNHLRDRACEKGHKKELREYGHKIQLLKSPEERQRRIAEIPIVHDGPKISPEYESEEDVKSADNTKQGKSEGSIQAQSKVMGRVDASGSHSSDIHASQAKIATPVTIGMDVQAMLRSVGLETSTASHSVGNSPSASNIETEKLWHYRDPNGKIQGPFAMLQLRKWNTTGLFPHNMRIWTNHEQYDSLLLTDALNRQFHGASDLPCNLSTESPDLGVTGGDRGVNGTVSYINQAEMALCDDSNVLSGNSVGSARADNTGTSHLQAWDFLRDNSCSADNVQVRSSYPTHAALPDRSQYPQNGENTSCGQNQNRITSGPEIQNQCDDRCQAGQSSEENMRTLPVDLSSMEFESTSAPLSKSMESIKQDRNTNEPNLACVAPKTVEKLVLVETAEEQQSVSSDVPMQNPGILELLSPTPRANNEDQGDQVTETKQYDFINFIVPTAGPSWSSSTGPVVGNLQIPEVAVEWCGYSPAPSKPSGQEWHSGLLSPSSLKPLEVTSDNVTTTTSNNGQITHASPPNIPNWLAMFNEPIEFDALGEESVSDLLAEVDAMESQGGFPSPTSAMKFAKELIQDCKDDCFSSIEFSHIHDPGKNDAWSSTGDVQLACQPSVPCKPAVESSFIDGLDSFRRSSVHSSASSEGETNAPIYPGEAGSAFHPPASVNTSQEMVGATMVLGTGSESNDPGWGTVQGNINLVTVQGNVNLVFGGPTQGMTNLGWGANPGAAWGNPGVNPSPVNGNLTWDGQRKYSSPREWGYQGGEPGGFGRGRPPWGRQQYGGNSGGGGYARPPPKGQRVCKFYESGRCKKGSFCDYLHP